One Candidatus Wallbacteria bacterium DNA segment encodes these proteins:
- a CDS encoding 1-deoxy-D-xylulose-5-phosphate reductoisomerase — protein sequence MKNIVILGSTGSIGINTINIVKNFPERFRVVGLAVNQDITALRKQIFELNPEVVAVASEAKAAELKESLGRKKLAIITGPNCLSEIASHPGADTVVNAVVGGIGLSPTYQALKLKKTVLLANKESLVAGGHLIMPLCKGKSRIIPIDSEHSAIFQCLQGQNRGEVDSLILTASGGPFYKLPRNKFSSITVEQALNHPRWKMGKKISIDSATMMNKGLEVIEGHWLFGMDYSMIKIVIHPQSIIHSLVQFRDGSILAQLGVTDMRLPISYALSYPERLPLESKLHLNLSELGSLDFSAPDMEKFPCLGLAYQAGKRGGSATAVLNSANEEAVALFLSGRIGFTMIPKLIEKALSRIDFVKNPSLDEIHEISRETREFVTAEIK from the coding sequence ATGAAAAACATCGTGATTCTCGGCTCCACAGGCTCCATCGGGATCAACACTATCAATATCGTGAAGAATTTTCCGGAAAGATTCAGAGTGGTCGGCCTGGCAGTCAACCAGGATATAACAGCACTCAGAAAGCAGATTTTCGAACTGAATCCTGAAGTGGTGGCTGTAGCGTCGGAAGCCAAGGCGGCTGAGCTGAAAGAATCACTGGGCAGGAAAAAGCTCGCAATCATCACTGGACCTAACTGCCTGTCTGAAATCGCCTCCCATCCCGGCGCGGACACTGTCGTGAATGCTGTTGTAGGCGGGATCGGGCTCTCCCCCACCTATCAGGCACTCAAGCTGAAAAAAACCGTGCTGCTTGCCAACAAGGAAAGCCTGGTGGCAGGCGGACACCTGATCATGCCGCTCTGCAAAGGAAAGTCCAGGATCATTCCCATCGACAGCGAGCATTCGGCGATTTTCCAGTGCCTGCAGGGCCAGAATCGCGGTGAAGTCGATTCCCTGATCTTGACAGCTTCTGGCGGTCCTTTTTACAAGCTTCCCAGGAACAAATTCTCATCAATTACTGTGGAACAGGCCTTGAATCATCCCCGCTGGAAGATGGGGAAAAAAATCAGCATCGATTCCGCTACCATGATGAATAAAGGCCTGGAGGTGATCGAGGGGCACTGGCTGTTCGGTATGGATTACAGCATGATCAAAATAGTGATCCATCCCCAGTCAATCATTCATTCTCTGGTGCAGTTCAGGGATGGCTCCATCCTGGCCCAGCTAGGCGTTACAGACATGCGCCTGCCGATCAGTTATGCGCTGAGCTATCCGGAAAGACTGCCATTGGAGAGTAAGCTCCATCTCAACCTGTCTGAACTTGGCAGCCTGGATTTTTCCGCGCCTGACATGGAAAAATTTCCCTGTCTCGGTCTAGCATATCAGGCCGGGAAAAGAGGAGGCAGTGCCACAGCAGTGCTCAACAGCGCCAATGAAGAAGCAGTAGCTCTGTTCCTTTCCGGCCGCATCGGATTCACAATGATCCCGAAATTGATTGAAAAAGCGCTTTCCAGGATCGATTTCGTGAAAAACCCCTCTCTGGACGAGATCCACGAAATCTCCAGGGAAACCCGGGAGTTTGTGACTGCTGAAATCAAATAA
- a CDS encoding tetratricopeptide repeat protein, with product MKIEENLRSLKVDSVRSLDNSGACAVPKTNTQVTAWHRETGIDLSSYLAELKEIISEANSAQVSFAGFQMGIPELIVKFGFLVVECHSDALKSFLDSGNKDEFVKQMTWVNKTFELYGRLNFLYGSPSSDKATPAAEQAYSTAMDDYYAKKYASAISGFEKVITLDPAYAAKNGCYYWIGKSYAGLGNGVKAIENYKTSIRTDATDPYKRNSYLAGLSWYTDQNTENSLLSAVRYIDEVLSFVTDDYVIQHARYDKGDLYVKLAWSFASSPENNEKYVLAAIEAYRFFIDNFTNAGQPYGQDQAQENIAAAYGRLWNVTGLDPSKRLQYAKLCSEEYIKLAETYPGSTRAPEAYYSAAGNYWSMTSSLISELPDKESYFLKAIAVYEKLRAGYPAHQKSELALFNIGTAYWQIGVSIYTYHYNETGEWIIKRDYLLKGIETLKKYLADYPDGSQYAGALNYLGSIYSSLAESYKQDADFDMIKESYDAGIGCYQNYLSQVGLSLDNKRQTMDAIAIYYREISRDYLKYKQDEVNQKKYGLLAVEQYKERYNFAGLEGWKPAAAREIGNTYKEIKDYDSGIEWYGKGTGTADTYFNGLCYLGQAECYFEKGQYQTARDLIQKIFNEGSPSPEAYYCRGRIEAIFGNYSKAHQDFALIVQYCASASWEYNDITDKCKDEIRKLLKVRITPVTDYIEPNTKQNFTAEIVYNDSMETLAMVPGSAIKEWVWLVNGGAPGAGYLPSSTNILTYTGQGDFNDILTAKCRIDAGVYGVRAVTPEIWIEGNNQVPVSLVNEDEKRVRVVPIYYPDCGKSCGISPNNKNTHGFTIIFKAPYFTDNASALNLIYDSNDFSLGVVSEMTETQKGKFETSAGKVRIVITKPLPSEPIITKSLHEDQGDLEFVLTGLGFDNEKITIPMIQLQQFSTDPSAPSKYYAASNQVHDEGDCQNIPPETGLTKNCKFFVKIVDNSVNTDKILINLKSNSDHIDNLECARKKSGNYISKPLYLVPASFNAQDVSINGEKFSVLKINSQESLNYQPDIFIDYPLSARRKSDVAVGQGKNKAYLTTGYKDLGIIGLFDHPLTIKKELVTKLGYFAEADYSATKSEITKEVINTSLFYLEVHGMVDDENKPKKFFGFGVENWKTWFLMWLPLTGSSFSADLFLTAKDLPQTKCGFVFINACYSGKDTVAPLENQNESYQTIFTKLNPTAILGWKEFVNTTQSKSFATLLFEKVNDPKKLKLTDAIDAAFDALQPIGDNSANRENLWREGDLEMQVKVN from the coding sequence ATGAAAATTGAGGAAAACCTGCGGAGTTTGAAAGTGGACTCTGTTCGTTCCCTAGACAATTCCGGTGCCTGTGCCGTTCCCAAAACCAATACCCAAGTCACAGCCTGGCACCGTGAAACAGGCATTGACCTGTCCTCATACTTGGCAGAACTGAAAGAAATCATCTCAGAAGCCAACTCAGCCCAGGTCAGCTTCGCCGGGTTTCAGATGGGTATCCCTGAACTGATCGTCAAATTTGGCTTCCTCGTGGTGGAATGCCACTCCGATGCTCTGAAATCTTTCCTGGATAGCGGGAACAAGGATGAGTTCGTGAAACAAATGACCTGGGTTAACAAAACCTTTGAACTATACGGCAGGCTTAATTTTCTTTATGGCTCTCCTTCTTCAGACAAAGCGACACCGGCTGCTGAACAGGCTTACAGTACAGCTATGGATGACTATTACGCTAAGAAATATGCTTCAGCCATATCCGGTTTCGAGAAAGTGATCACGCTTGACCCTGCCTATGCCGCAAAAAACGGATGCTATTACTGGATTGGGAAATCTTACGCAGGGCTTGGCAACGGCGTTAAAGCGATCGAAAATTACAAAACCAGTATCCGGACTGACGCCACTGACCCATATAAACGGAACTCTTATCTGGCCGGATTATCCTGGTACACAGACCAGAATACTGAAAATTCACTGCTTTCGGCAGTCAGGTACATCGATGAAGTTCTCTCATTCGTGACCGACGACTATGTAATCCAGCACGCAAGATACGATAAAGGCGACCTTTATGTAAAACTTGCCTGGAGTTTTGCATCCTCTCCTGAGAACAATGAAAAATATGTCCTTGCAGCCATCGAAGCATACAGGTTTTTCATCGATAATTTCACGAATGCAGGGCAGCCATACGGGCAGGATCAGGCCCAGGAAAACATCGCTGCGGCATACGGACGCTTATGGAACGTCACTGGCCTGGATCCTTCAAAAAGACTGCAATACGCAAAACTTTGTTCTGAAGAATACATAAAACTCGCTGAAACCTATCCTGGCAGCACGCGTGCTCCTGAAGCTTACTATTCCGCGGCAGGCAATTACTGGTCAATGACTTCAAGTCTGATCAGCGAACTACCTGATAAGGAATCATACTTTCTGAAAGCCATCGCAGTTTATGAAAAGCTGCGTGCCGGATACCCTGCCCATCAGAAAAGCGAATTGGCTTTGTTCAACATTGGTACAGCTTACTGGCAGATCGGAGTTAGTATTTATACTTATCACTATAATGAAACCGGGGAATGGATCATAAAACGGGACTATCTTCTCAAAGGCATCGAAACCTTGAAGAAGTACTTAGCCGACTATCCGGACGGGAGTCAGTATGCCGGCGCATTGAACTACCTTGGCAGCATATACAGTTCACTCGCAGAATCATATAAACAGGATGCTGATTTTGATATGATCAAGGAAAGTTACGATGCAGGCATCGGATGTTATCAGAATTACCTTTCACAGGTTGGTCTCAGTCTTGATAATAAAAGACAGACAATGGACGCAATTGCCATCTATTACAGGGAAATCTCCCGCGACTATCTCAAATACAAACAAGACGAAGTGAATCAGAAAAAATACGGACTGCTGGCAGTGGAGCAGTACAAAGAGCGTTACAATTTCGCTGGACTGGAAGGTTGGAAACCAGCTGCAGCCAGGGAGATCGGCAATACCTACAAGGAAATCAAAGATTATGATTCAGGGATCGAATGGTATGGGAAAGGCACAGGCACAGCGGATACGTATTTCAATGGCCTGTGCTATCTGGGACAGGCTGAATGTTATTTTGAAAAGGGCCAGTACCAGACAGCCAGGGATTTGATTCAGAAGATTTTTAATGAAGGCAGTCCTTCGCCAGAGGCTTACTATTGCAGGGGAAGAATCGAAGCCATCTTTGGGAATTATTCCAAAGCGCATCAAGACTTTGCCCTTATAGTGCAATATTGTGCTTCTGCATCCTGGGAATACAATGACATCACCGACAAGTGTAAAGATGAAATCCGAAAACTTCTCAAGGTCAGGATCACGCCAGTCACCGACTACATAGAACCGAACACCAAACAGAATTTCACTGCCGAGATAGTCTACAACGACTCGATGGAAACACTAGCAATGGTGCCTGGGTCAGCGATCAAGGAATGGGTCTGGCTTGTAAATGGAGGTGCTCCCGGAGCAGGCTACCTGCCAAGCAGTACAAACATCCTGACTTATACGGGACAAGGCGATTTCAACGATATTCTTACTGCTAAATGCAGGATCGATGCGGGGGTATACGGTGTAAGGGCGGTTACACCAGAAATTTGGATTGAGGGGAATAACCAGGTACCGGTCAGTTTGGTGAATGAGGATGAAAAAAGAGTCAGGGTTGTACCGATTTACTATCCGGATTGCGGGAAAAGTTGCGGCATTTCCCCGAATAATAAAAACACACACGGATTCACGATCATATTCAAGGCCCCTTATTTTACCGACAATGCCAGCGCTCTGAATTTGATTTACGATTCCAATGATTTTTCCCTTGGCGTGGTGTCCGAAATGACTGAGACTCAAAAAGGAAAGTTTGAAACGTCTGCTGGAAAAGTGCGAATTGTTATTACAAAACCCCTTCCATCAGAGCCAATAATCACTAAGTCTTTGCATGAAGATCAGGGTGACCTGGAATTTGTATTGACTGGGCTTGGTTTTGATAATGAGAAAATCACCATACCTATGATCCAACTACAGCAATTCTCAACAGACCCTTCAGCTCCGAGTAAATACTATGCTGCTTCTAATCAAGTTCATGATGAGGGTGATTGTCAGAATATCCCGCCTGAAACCGGCTTGACAAAAAACTGCAAATTTTTCGTCAAGATCGTCGATAACAGCGTCAATACTGATAAAATACTTATAAATCTCAAAAGCAATTCCGATCATATTGACAACTTGGAATGCGCGAGAAAAAAGTCCGGCAATTACATATCAAAACCTCTCTACCTTGTACCAGCTTCATTCAACGCACAAGATGTTTCTATAAACGGAGAAAAGTTCTCTGTTTTGAAAATAAATTCCCAGGAATCCTTGAATTACCAACCAGATATTTTTATTGATTATCCATTATCTGCAAGAAGAAAATCTGATGTGGCAGTCGGGCAAGGAAAAAATAAGGCGTATTTGACAACTGGATATAAAGATCTGGGAATCATTGGCCTGTTTGACCATCCTTTGACCATTAAAAAGGAGTTAGTAACGAAACTTGGCTATTTTGCTGAAGCCGACTATAGTGCCACAAAAAGCGAAATCACAAAAGAAGTTATCAATACTAGCCTTTTCTATCTTGAAGTCCATGGAATGGTGGATGATGAGAATAAACCGAAAAAGTTTTTCGGATTTGGTGTTGAAAATTGGAAAACCTGGTTTCTAATGTGGCTACCTCTGACAGGAAGCAGTTTCTCAGCCGATCTTTTCTTGACTGCAAAAGATCTTCCACAAACCAAGTGCGGATTCGTATTCATCAATGCCTGCTACTCTGGAAAAGATACAGTTGCTCCATTGGAAAATCAGAATGAATCGTACCAGACCATTTTCACCAAATTAAATCCTACTGCAATTTTAGGATGGAAAGAATTTGTAAATACTACTCAGTCCAAGAGTTTTGCCACGTTGCTGTTTGAAAAAGTGAATGATCCTAAAAAATTAAAATTAACTGATGCGATTGACGCTGCTTTTGATGCTCTTCAACCAATTGGAGACAACAGTGCCAACAGGGAAAACTTATGGCGTGAAGGCGACCTGGAAATGCAGGTAAAGGTCAATTGA
- the ispG gene encoding flavodoxin-dependent (E)-4-hydroxy-3-methylbut-2-enyl-diphosphate synthase, with the protein MNKIEISVGNLKLGPGNPVRVQTMLNTDPEDYRSSLRQLRSVENRGAEIVRISVPTMQSVKIFEKLKSKARVPLVADIHFDHKMAISAIKAGADKVRINPGNIGDARKVAEVVKTASEFLIPIRIGVNSGSLPRDILKKHGHPNPEAMLDTMKRFVRQLEDLGFKAIILSAKTSSMDGTVTINRLLADSFPYPLHIGVTEAGPLIPGLLKSTLALSSLLRDCIGDTIRISLTSPPVDEVDAAIYLLKFLGLRKEGIEIISCPTCGRTKVDLISLVNKIYQRLPLSSGNLKLALMGCPVNGPGEAAEADIGLAFGPLEAVYFEKGVAIEKIRNREAIEYILGKISEFR; encoded by the coding sequence ATGAATAAAATTGAAATCTCAGTCGGCAATTTAAAGCTCGGCCCGGGAAATCCGGTGCGGGTACAGACCATGCTCAACACTGATCCTGAAGATTACAGGTCTTCCCTGCGCCAGCTGAGAAGCGTGGAGAATCGCGGGGCTGAAATCGTGCGGATCAGTGTTCCGACCATGCAATCGGTAAAGATCTTTGAAAAACTCAAATCAAAAGCCAGAGTCCCGCTTGTGGCAGACATCCACTTTGATCATAAAATGGCCATCTCAGCCATCAAGGCTGGTGCCGACAAGGTCCGGATCAACCCAGGGAACATTGGTGATGCACGGAAAGTGGCTGAAGTGGTGAAAACAGCTTCTGAATTCCTCATCCCCATCCGAATCGGAGTCAATTCCGGGTCATTGCCTAGAGACATCCTGAAAAAGCATGGTCATCCAAATCCTGAAGCAATGCTGGATACTATGAAAAGATTCGTGCGCCAGCTGGAAGACCTTGGTTTCAAAGCAATCATCCTCTCAGCCAAAACCTCATCCATGGATGGAACAGTGACCATCAACCGGCTGCTGGCTGACTCATTCCCCTACCCGCTCCATATCGGCGTGACTGAAGCAGGACCTCTGATCCCCGGACTGTTGAAATCCACGCTTGCCCTCTCCAGCCTTCTGCGGGACTGCATCGGCGATACGATCCGCATTTCTCTCACTTCTCCACCGGTTGACGAAGTCGATGCCGCAATCTATCTGTTAAAATTTCTGGGGCTGCGCAAGGAAGGCATTGAGATCATCAGCTGCCCAACTTGCGGCAGGACGAAAGTGGACCTGATCAGCCTGGTAAATAAAATCTATCAAAGGCTTCCATTATCTTCCGGAAATCTGAAACTGGCCCTGATGGGTTGTCCTGTAAATGGCCCTGGTGAAGCAGCCGAAGCAGACATCGGTCTCGCTTTCGGGCCTCTGGAAGCCGTTTACTTTGAAAAAGGAGTGGCAATAGAAAAAATCAGAAATAGAGAAGCGATCGAGTACATTCTTGGAAAAATCTCAGAATTCCGCTGA